From Caldicellulosiruptor hydrothermalis 108, a single genomic window includes:
- a CDS encoding S-layer homology domain-containing protein, producing the protein MNKRYPIAVIMFLCVLFIFGWQVAFGEEGYLGYEGGISAYKDPDPKKTKIEYYEYTFITGKPILLSGTIDAKIKRAANNETLSYNYDLKDSTGKISVKRTVSLKGTLTKLQNGSITKEYTISTYKETLTVDSTTYNLQNYSFSKSTAVDTNPAVSFFQGQWTLEKTYDKGLKITIEGKNYGYDGYWGSGEFQNIKQTVETPSWFATINYNIATVQKTILEFQQNNLPSSIPGTYVLKSKVEGNFTAMYDLPTFTKTGEVLTIRQKGKVTKSIAKSPIVRMAIAPTLPKVKGYEYEDAVNTCFAFGGFDSATDFNPTEYITRAQFAKLLMDTLNIYSNYYNPRTVQKKSIYKDVPLNHKYYGYIYAVTKAGLMRGKSAEYFKPEDYITRAEAAVVISKVLGFDKKVTQPITQTDYLDDDSIPVWAKDAVKVLKDEKIMVGTEDNNFLPQQRLTKGTAANLVYNLINFLRDTLARRYLDMSLFSSD; encoded by the coding sequence TTGAACAAAAGATATCCAATAGCAGTAATTATGTTTTTGTGTGTACTTTTTATTTTTGGCTGGCAGGTTGCTTTTGGTGAGGAAGGATATTTAGGATACGAAGGTGGAATTTCAGCATACAAAGACCCTGACCCAAAAAAGACCAAGATTGAATACTATGAATATACGTTTATAACGGGAAAACCTATACTTCTTTCAGGCACTATTGATGCTAAGATAAAAAGGGCCGCAAATAATGAGACTCTTTCTTACAATTATGACCTTAAAGATTCTACTGGGAAAATCTCAGTAAAAAGAACTGTAAGTTTAAAAGGCACCTTGACAAAGCTTCAAAATGGGAGTATAACAAAGGAGTATACAATCAGCACATACAAGGAGACCCTCACGGTAGATAGTACTACTTACAATCTACAGAACTATTCGTTTTCAAAGTCCACTGCAGTTGATACAAACCCGGCTGTGAGCTTTTTTCAGGGTCAGTGGACACTTGAAAAGACATATGATAAGGGGCTAAAGATTACTATCGAAGGTAAAAACTACGGGTATGACGGGTACTGGGGAAGCGGAGAGTTTCAGAATATAAAACAGACAGTGGAAACACCTTCATGGTTTGCAACCATCAATTACAATATTGCTACTGTGCAAAAAACTATCTTGGAGTTTCAACAAAATAATCTTCCATCCAGTATTCCAGGGACATATGTATTAAAGTCCAAGGTTGAAGGCAATTTCACTGCCATGTACGACCTTCCAACCTTTACAAAGACGGGAGAAGTTCTGACAATAAGGCAGAAAGGCAAAGTGACAAAAAGCATTGCAAAAAGTCCAATTGTCAGGATGGCAATTGCACCGACTCTTCCAAAAGTGAAAGGGTATGAGTACGAGGATGCGGTGAACACTTGCTTTGCTTTTGGCGGATTTGACAGTGCCACTGATTTTAATCCCACAGAGTATATAACCCGTGCTCAGTTTGCTAAGCTATTAATGGATACGCTCAACATATATTCTAACTATTACAATCCGCGAACGGTACAAAAAAAGTCGATATACAAGGATGTGCCGCTCAATCACAAGTATTATGGCTACATATACGCAGTCACAAAGGCAGGGCTGATGAGAGGCAAAAGTGCTGAGTATTTCAAGCCGGAAGACTATATAACCAGAGCGGAAGCTGCTGTTGTCATCTCAAAGGTGCTTGGTTTTGACAAAAAGGTAACCCAGCCAATCACTCAAACAGATTACCTTGATGACGATAGTATTCCTGTTTGGGCAAAGGATGCTGTTAAGGTATTGAAGGATGAAAAGATAATGGTTGGAACTGAGGATAACAACTTTTTGCCGCAGCAAAGGCTTACAAAAGGCACTGCTGCAAACCTTGTTTATAACCTTATAAACTTTTTAAGAGACACACTCGCAAGAAGATATCTTGACATGAGCCTCTTTAGCTCGGATTAA
- a CDS encoding S41 family peptidase: MRINKKLLIKIVAVVVALSIFVAVPVYSQFFIISTDFPTDKQMDYIKKVLQVAKVYHIGKYSYDELIDMMFTGLFKSLDKYSEYMKPQQAQDFTQSVNGEFSGIGIQIEKQEDYIVVVGVFDGTPAKEAGLKVGDKIIAADGKSLVGKTTDDAVKLIRGQEGTTVVIDILRDGKTYRFSIVRRKIKIPVVEYKVLDNNIGYIKLTQFTQGCSNDVKKALDEFDKKGIKNIIFDIRNNPGGLLDEVVKICEYFVPEGPIVTIEYNTFKDEYKSKNKNPKYKLAVLTNESSASASEIFAQAIKDRKVGVVIGTKTYGKGTVQTLVSLPETDTKKGYVAKVTVAKYKSPSGYYVEGKGVVPDIEVQDDSLSQFGPDKILSLSATKKFKKGDMDLEVLAAQQRLFYLGYLSNWTAKMDDSTVAAVKKFQKDTKLYPSGVLDITTQKKLNEKFSEFVKSKYVDKQLQRAIQYFKTGK; this comes from the coding sequence ATGAGAATTAACAAAAAGCTTTTAATAAAAATTGTAGCTGTAGTGGTTGCACTTTCTATCTTTGTTGCAGTTCCTGTGTATTCTCAGTTTTTTATAATCTCAACTGATTTTCCTACAGACAAGCAGATGGATTATATCAAAAAGGTGTTGCAGGTTGCAAAGGTGTATCATATAGGCAAGTACAGTTATGATGAGCTTATTGATATGATGTTTACAGGGCTTTTCAAGAGCCTTGACAAATATTCAGAGTACATGAAACCACAGCAAGCTCAGGACTTTACCCAGAGCGTAAATGGCGAGTTTTCGGGAATAGGTATCCAGATAGAAAAACAGGAGGACTACATAGTTGTTGTTGGAGTTTTTGACGGAACACCTGCAAAGGAAGCGGGGCTAAAGGTTGGAGATAAAATCATAGCAGCAGATGGAAAGTCTCTGGTTGGGAAGACAACAGATGATGCTGTTAAGCTCATTCGCGGGCAGGAAGGCACAACTGTTGTGATTGACATCTTAAGAGATGGCAAGACTTACAGATTTTCTATTGTCAGAAGAAAGATAAAGATTCCTGTTGTCGAGTACAAGGTACTTGACAACAACATCGGCTATATTAAACTTACACAGTTTACCCAAGGGTGTTCAAATGATGTCAAGAAAGCTCTTGATGAGTTTGACAAAAAAGGTATCAAGAACATTATTTTTGATATTCGAAACAACCCCGGCGGACTTTTGGATGAGGTTGTAAAGATATGTGAATATTTTGTGCCAGAAGGACCAATTGTAACAATTGAGTACAACACCTTTAAAGATGAGTACAAGTCCAAGAACAAAAATCCAAAGTACAAACTTGCAGTTTTAACAAACGAGTCGAGCGCATCTGCTTCAGAGATTTTTGCCCAGGCTATAAAGGACAGAAAAGTAGGAGTTGTGATTGGTACAAAAACATATGGCAAAGGAACTGTACAGACCTTGGTGAGCCTTCCTGAGACAGACACAAAAAAAGGGTACGTGGCGAAAGTGACTGTTGCAAAGTACAAGTCACCGTCTGGCTATTATGTTGAAGGAAAAGGTGTTGTGCCAGACATAGAGGTTCAGGACGACTCACTCTCCCAGTTTGGACCTGATAAGATTTTGAGCCTGAGCGCAACCAAGAAGTTCAAAAAAGGTGATATGGACTTGGAGGTTTTGGCAGCTCAGCAAAGGCTTTTCTACCTTGGATATTTAAGCAACTGGACAGCCAAGATGGATGATAGCACAGTGGCTGCGGTTAAAAAGTTCCAGAAAGACACTAAGCTTTATCCTTCTGGAGTGCTTGATATAACCACGCAGAAAAAGCTAAATGAAAAGTTTTCAGAGTTTGTAAAATCCAAATATGTTGACAAACAGCTACAGCGAGCAATCCAGTATTTCAAAACTGGAAAGTAA
- the mreB gene encoding rod shape-determining protein, which yields MAFGTDIGIDLGTATVLVYVKGKGIVLREPSVVAIEQTRKQILAVGEEARRMIGRTPGNIVAVRPLRDGVISDYEVTEAMLKYFLGKVLGKRVFFKPRVVVCVPSGVTEVEKRAVLDATYEAGAKQTFLIEEPIAAAIGAGLDISKPVGCMVIDIGGGTTDIAVISLGGAVVSESIKVAGDKFDEAIIRYIRKKHSVAIGERTAEELKINIGCAYKKPKLESMDVRGRSLLTGLPKTITVTSDEMLLALEEPVSAIIEAVHRVLENTPPELAADITSTGIVMTGGGSLLWGLDKLISEKTGIPTRIADDPVSCVALGTGKALESLDVLEASLIKDPRVR from the coding sequence ATGGCATTTGGAACAGATATAGGAATAGATTTGGGTACAGCAACAGTTTTAGTGTATGTGAAAGGAAAGGGTATAGTTTTGAGAGAGCCATCAGTTGTTGCGATAGAGCAGACAAGAAAACAGATTTTAGCAGTGGGTGAAGAAGCAAGACGCATGATTGGAAGAACACCGGGCAATATCGTGGCTGTAAGACCTCTTCGCGACGGTGTCATTTCAGACTATGAGGTCACAGAGGCAATGCTGAAATATTTTTTGGGGAAGGTACTTGGCAAGAGGGTATTTTTCAAGCCGAGGGTTGTTGTGTGTGTGCCATCCGGAGTTACTGAAGTTGAAAAAAGAGCAGTCTTAGATGCAACATACGAAGCAGGCGCAAAACAGACATTCTTGATTGAAGAGCCCATTGCAGCTGCGATTGGTGCAGGGCTTGACATCTCAAAGCCGGTAGGATGCATGGTGATTGACATCGGTGGTGGAACAACAGACATTGCGGTGATTTCTCTTGGTGGGGCAGTGGTCAGCGAATCGATTAAAGTTGCGGGGGATAAATTTGACGAAGCAATTATCCGATATATAAGAAAGAAGCACAGTGTTGCAATTGGCGAAAGAACCGCAGAGGAACTGAAGATAAACATTGGATGTGCTTACAAAAAACCAAAGCTTGAGTCAATGGATGTGCGAGGAAGAAGTCTTTTGACAGGTCTTCCAAAGACAATAACCGTCACATCTGACGAGATGCTTTTAGCTTTAGAAGAGCCTGTTTCGGCTATAATTGAAGCTGTGCACAGAGTCTTGGAAAATACACCACCTGAACTTGCAGCAGACATTACATCAACTGGGATAGTGATGACAGGCGGAGGAAGCTTGCTGTGGGGGCTTGACAAGCTTATCTCTGAAAAAACAGGAATTCCAACAAGGATTGCTGACGACCCTGTGTCGTGCGTTGCACTTGGAACAGGAAAAGCGTTAGAATCATTAGATGTTCTGGAAGCAAGTCTTATAAAAGACCCGAGAGTAAGGTAG
- a CDS encoding flagellar hook-basal body protein — protein MIRGIYTSASGMILNQKLMDITANNVGNVSTTGFKRDVAQVESFRNMLAYRIYDKPSSPDNAIGYMSLGSDVSRIVSDFSQGLYIKTDEPLNLAIRGNGFFAVEMPNNQGAQQILYTRNGAFTLNSRGELVTLDGFYVLGQNGRIVLQNGGQVRIDEQGNVYQDGRFVDRLRVVDFQDKQLLRKVGNNLFEADALSQSIPFSGKIIQGYLEGSNVNSVQEMVNMINVLRAYEANQKAFVIQDETLQKAVNEIARK, from the coding sequence ATGATTAGAGGAATTTACACATCGGCATCGGGGATGATTTTGAATCAAAAACTTATGGACATAACAGCAAACAATGTTGGCAATGTGAGCACTACTGGTTTTAAAAGAGATGTTGCGCAGGTTGAAAGTTTCAGAAACATGCTTGCCTATAGAATATACGACAAACCTTCTTCGCCTGACAATGCAATAGGGTATATGTCGCTCGGTAGCGACGTGTCAAGGATTGTGAGTGATTTTTCCCAGGGGCTTTACATAAAAACAGATGAGCCTTTGAACTTGGCAATAAGAGGGAATGGATTTTTTGCTGTTGAGATGCCAAATAATCAAGGGGCTCAGCAAATCCTTTATACCAGAAACGGTGCGTTTACTTTAAATTCGCGGGGAGAGCTTGTGACACTTGATGGTTTTTACGTCCTTGGACAGAACGGAAGGATTGTTCTTCAAAATGGTGGGCAAGTGAGAATTGATGAGCAGGGGAATGTCTATCAGGATGGGAGGTTTGTTGACAGACTCAGGGTTGTTGATTTTCAGGATAAGCAACTTCTTCGCAAAGTTGGCAATAACCTGTTTGAAGCAGATGCGCTTAGCCAATCGATACCATTTTCAGGCAAGATTATTCAGGGGTATTTGGAAGGCTCTAATGTAAATTCAGTTCAAGAGATGGTCAACATGATAAATGTTTTGCGGGCGTATGAAGCAAACCAGAAAGCGTTTGTTATTCAGGATGAGACTTTGCAAAAGGCAGTAAATGAGATAGCAAGAAAGTAG
- the flgG gene encoding flagellar basal-body rod protein FlgG → MMRALYSAALGMKAQQTNVDIISNNLANVNTTAFKKDKAEFKDLLYETLSRADVVAGDGKPVSLQIGHGVTISAITKSFAEGNLERTENPLDLAIQGEGFFVVSTPNGPRYTRDGSFKVSNVEGQIKLVTSDGYPVLAEGDTEIVLPETAISSITIDETGRITYKDQDGQIQDSGFKIKIVRFINPQGLLAEGKNLYNVSATSGDPVSEEEMEGQKSRILQGFLEMSNVQVVDEMVKLIIAQRAYEINSKAIQTADDMLSMANNLKR, encoded by the coding sequence ATGATGAGAGCACTTTATTCTGCCGCTCTTGGTATGAAAGCGCAGCAGACAAATGTTGATATCATATCCAACAACCTTGCAAATGTGAATACAACAGCTTTCAAAAAAGACAAAGCTGAGTTTAAAGACCTTTTGTATGAGACTTTGTCGCGTGCAGATGTTGTTGCAGGTGATGGAAAGCCTGTGAGTCTCCAAATAGGTCATGGCGTTACAATCTCTGCTATAACAAAAAGCTTTGCAGAAGGAAACTTGGAGAGGACTGAAAACCCGCTTGATCTGGCAATTCAGGGGGAAGGATTTTTTGTTGTATCAACTCCCAACGGCCCAAGATATACAAGGGATGGAAGTTTTAAAGTTTCCAATGTTGAGGGGCAAATAAAACTTGTGACTTCAGATGGATATCCAGTTTTAGCAGAGGGCGACACTGAGATTGTTCTTCCAGAGACTGCAATCTCAAGTATCACAATAGATGAAACAGGAAGGATTACTTACAAGGATCAAGATGGCCAAATTCAGGATTCAGGTTTTAAAATCAAGATAGTAAGATTTATAAACCCTCAAGGACTTTTGGCAGAGGGTAAAAACCTGTATAATGTTTCTGCTACATCTGGCGACCCTGTATCTGAAGAGGAGATGGAAGGTCAAAAGAGCAGGATTTTACAAGGGTTTTTGGAGATGTCAAACGTTCAGGTTGTTGATGAGATGGTAAAACTTATAATTGCCCAGAGAGCGTATGAGATAAATTCCAAGGCAATCCAAACAGCTGACGATATGCTTTCCATGGCAAACAACCTGAAGAGATAA
- a CDS encoding rod-binding protein — MSDVSSIKIQAHYQQGISNSIIDKLEKAYSEKDKQKLKEACEEFEAIMLSTIFKQMKKSIPKGGLFKESIADDIFNDMFVDEVSKSASKQGGIGLSKLLYDSMIKRIENAYKFKEE, encoded by the coding sequence ATGAGTGATGTATCAAGCATTAAGATTCAGGCACATTATCAGCAGGGAATTAGCAACTCTATCATAGACAAGCTTGAAAAAGCGTATTCTGAGAAAGACAAACAGAAACTCAAAGAGGCTTGTGAGGAATTTGAAGCAATAATGCTTTCTACCATTTTTAAACAGATGAAAAAGTCGATACCAAAAGGTGGACTTTTTAAAGAGAGTATTGCAGATGATATCTTTAACGATATGTTTGTTGATGAGGTTTCAAAAAGTGCTTCAAAACAAGGTGGAATAGGTCTTTCCAAGCTTTTGTATGATTCTATGATAAAGAGGATTGAAAATGCATATAAATTCAAAGAGGAATAA
- a CDS encoding sugar phosphate isomerase/epimerase family protein, translating into MYKFIFSAFGDEIASSLDEQIEVLKKHGIEYLEFRSANGKNIADYTENEAKEVLKKLKDSGIKVSAIGSPIGKVDVNCDFEKYLELFKHILQLAHILETKYIRIFSFYVPEGEEEKYTDVVIERLSKFTEIAKRENLVLLHENEKEIYGSNAERCFKILSTINSPNLRATFDPANFVQCKVEVYPHAFELLKDYIEYVHIKDAKFSDGSVTVAGEGDGRVKDVIKALKRRAFCGFLSIEPHLNNNLPGGGPENFARAYRAIKKIIDEEGEI; encoded by the coding sequence ATGTATAAATTTATATTCTCAGCATTTGGAGATGAGATAGCAAGCAGTTTGGATGAACAGATAGAGGTTTTGAAAAAACATGGTATTGAATATTTAGAGTTTCGGTCTGCAAATGGTAAAAACATTGCTGACTATACTGAAAATGAAGCAAAGGAAGTTTTAAAAAAATTAAAAGATAGTGGTATAAAGGTTTCAGCAATAGGGTCTCCAATCGGCAAGGTTGATGTAAACTGCGACTTTGAAAAGTATCTTGAGCTTTTCAAGCACATCCTGCAGCTTGCGCACATCCTTGAGACAAAGTACATACGCATCTTTTCGTTTTATGTTCCAGAGGGTGAAGAAGAAAAGTACACAGATGTTGTCATAGAAAGGCTTTCAAAGTTTACTGAGATTGCTAAGAGAGAAAATCTTGTTCTTCTTCACGAGAACGAAAAGGAGATATATGGAAGCAATGCTGAAAGGTGTTTTAAAATCCTCTCCACAATCAACTCACCCAATTTGAGAGCAACATTTGACCCGGCAAATTTTGTTCAGTGCAAAGTAGAGGTCTATCCTCACGCATTTGAGCTTTTAAAGGATTACATTGAGTACGTGCACATAAAAGATGCAAAATTTTCAGACGGCAGTGTTACAGTTGCAGGTGAGGGTGACGGAAGGGTAAAAGATGTGATAAAAGCACTAAAGAGGAGAGCCTTTTGTGGGTTTTTGTCGATAGAGCCTCATCTTAATAATAATCTTCCTGGTGGTGGACCTGAAAACTTTGCGAGGGCTTATAGAGCAATTAAAAAGATCATCGATGAGGAAGGAGAGATTTAA
- a CDS encoding Gfo/Idh/MocA family protein, which translates to MSKLKFGIVGCGVISKTHATAISALSSDAELVAVCDTIEERARKIADEFGAKKIYTDYEKMLQDTDIDVITICTPSGMHADMAVLAADAKKHVIVEKPMDITLSKADKIIEAQNRNNVVISIISQHRYSDCMQLLKRLMNEGKFGRIVLAASYTKWYRSQEYYDSGSWRGTWSLDGGGALMNQSIHYIDMLQWIVGKVSEVFAYCTTRAHERIEVEDGAVAVVKFENGAIGQILGTTSAYPGFETRLEIFGEKGSAIAINTQLESLFFKDGSEKEYLESYKKEDGGPVGASSAAIKEGGHVRQYRDVINAIKTGTKPLIPAEEGRHPVEIILAIYLSSLTGKPVKLPLESDEEVLKEIEKIKGKGF; encoded by the coding sequence ATGTCAAAGCTTAAGTTTGGTATTGTTGGTTGTGGGGTTATATCAAAGACACATGCGACTGCTATCTCAGCTCTTTCAAGCGATGCAGAGCTTGTTGCTGTGTGCGACACAATTGAAGAAAGAGCTCGAAAAATTGCAGATGAATTTGGAGCAAAAAAGATTTACACAGACTACGAAAAGATGTTGCAAGATACTGATATAGATGTTATTACAATCTGTACACCTTCAGGTATGCATGCTGATATGGCTGTTTTAGCAGCAGACGCAAAAAAACATGTCATTGTTGAAAAGCCAATGGATATAACATTGTCTAAGGCTGATAAAATAATAGAAGCTCAAAATAGAAACAATGTAGTGATCTCTATAATTTCCCAGCACAGATACAGCGACTGTATGCAACTTTTAAAAAGGCTTATGAATGAAGGAAAATTTGGTAGAATAGTATTGGCGGCAAGCTATACTAAATGGTATAGGTCTCAGGAATATTACGACAGCGGTAGTTGGCGTGGTACTTGGAGCTTAGATGGCGGTGGTGCGCTGATGAACCAATCAATTCATTACATAGACATGCTCCAGTGGATTGTTGGCAAGGTATCAGAGGTTTTTGCATACTGCACAACAAGAGCACATGAAAGAATTGAGGTGGAAGATGGTGCTGTGGCTGTAGTTAAGTTTGAAAATGGTGCAATCGGTCAGATACTTGGGACAACAAGTGCATATCCGGGATTTGAAACAAGGCTTGAGATCTTTGGGGAAAAAGGCTCTGCAATAGCCATTAACACCCAGCTTGAAAGTCTTTTCTTCAAAGATGGGTCTGAGAAGGAGTATTTGGAGAGTTACAAAAAGGAGGATGGGGGACCTGTTGGTGCATCATCTGCTGCCATCAAAGAAGGAGGGCATGTAAGACAGTACAGAGATGTGATAAATGCTATAAAAACCGGGACAAAACCACTTATCCCTGCTGAAGAAGGAAGACATCCTGTTGAAATTATACTTGCCATTTACCTCTCAAGCTTGACAGGAAAACCTGTAAAACTTCCTCTTGAAAGTGATGAGGAGGTTTTAAAGGAGATTGAAAAGATAAAAGGCAAAGGCTTTTGA
- a CDS encoding sugar phosphate isomerase/epimerase family protein — MKKDKIAAQLYTLREFLKTEEDIFYSLKKVSEIGFKAVQISGIGKIEPKRLKEICDEFDLKVCATHIPFERLKTELDNVVQEHKILDCSHIAIPSAPSEYKSEEGALMFALACNEIGKKLKEEGITLSYHNHSFEFKKYGGKTWLEILIENSSPEYLMIEIDTYWVQFAGANPEKWIRSLEGRIPLVHLKDMGMIEDFKQGMFEVGFGNLDWDGIIASCNEAGVEWYIIEQDMCQRSPFESLKMSFDFLTKNYLD; from the coding sequence ATGAAAAAAGATAAAATAGCCGCACAGCTGTACACTCTGCGTGAATTTTTGAAGACTGAAGAGGATATCTTCTACAGCCTCAAAAAGGTAAGTGAGATTGGATTTAAAGCTGTCCAGATTTCGGGTATTGGAAAGATTGAACCAAAAAGATTAAAGGAAATCTGTGATGAGTTTGACCTTAAAGTGTGTGCAACCCACATACCTTTTGAAAGGCTCAAAACCGAACTTGACAATGTTGTGCAAGAACACAAAATTCTGGATTGCTCTCACATTGCAATACCCTCTGCACCTTCTGAGTACAAGTCTGAAGAGGGTGCGCTGATGTTTGCTTTAGCGTGCAATGAAATTGGAAAAAAGCTTAAAGAGGAAGGAATTACTCTTTCGTACCACAACCACAGTTTTGAATTCAAAAAATATGGTGGAAAGACATGGCTTGAGATACTGATTGAAAATTCAAGCCCGGAATATCTTATGATTGAAATTGATACGTACTGGGTTCAGTTTGCGGGTGCAAACCCTGAAAAGTGGATAAGAAGTTTAGAAGGTCGAATTCCTCTTGTACATCTTAAGGATATGGGAATGATTGAAGATTTCAAACAAGGTATGTTTGAAGTGGGGTTTGGAAATTTGGACTGGGACGGAATAATAGCTTCTTGCAATGAGGCAGGAGTTGAATGGTATATAATTGAACAGGATATGTGTCAGCGCTCACCATTCGAAAGTCTTAAGATGAGCTTTGATTTTCTCACAAAAAATTATCTGGATTGA
- a CDS encoding carbohydrate ABC transporter permease produces MKIRKSPGEIIFDTFNYVFLGLLCFTMLYPMLYVIFASFSNPIKLMAYRGPLWRPLEFSTEAYKLLLSYPMIWIGYKNTLIYVVVGTAINILLTTMGGYVLSRKNLKLKNPVMFFIAFTMYFSGGMIPTYLLVQSLGMIDTIWAMIIPGAISTTNLIIMRTGFHAVPDSLEESARIDGAGDWTILFRIMIPLAMPMIAVMILFYAVGHWNAFFSAIIYLRSRELYPLQLVLREILIMSSTENMTTGISDASDRFAVTELIKYAAIVVSTVPILCIYPFLQKYFVKGVMIGAIKE; encoded by the coding sequence ATGAAAATAAGAAAAAGTCCAGGCGAGATAATATTTGACACCTTTAACTATGTATTCTTAGGTCTTCTTTGTTTTACAATGCTTTATCCAATGCTGTATGTCATCTTTGCATCGTTTAGTAATCCAATTAAACTCATGGCATACAGGGGACCGCTGTGGCGACCGCTTGAATTTTCAACAGAAGCATATAAACTGCTTCTCAGCTACCCTATGATATGGATAGGATATAAAAACACACTTATATACGTTGTTGTTGGAACGGCGATAAATATTCTTCTTACTACAATGGGTGGATATGTTCTGTCAAGAAAAAATTTGAAACTTAAAAATCCTGTGATGTTCTTCATAGCATTCACCATGTATTTTAGCGGCGGTATGATTCCAACATACTTGCTTGTTCAATCACTTGGGATGATAGACACAATCTGGGCAATGATAATCCCAGGTGCTATCTCAACAACAAACTTAATTATCATGAGAACTGGTTTTCACGCAGTGCCAGACAGCTTGGAAGAGTCAGCACGAATAGATGGTGCAGGCGATTGGACAATACTTTTTAGAATCATGATACCACTTGCAATGCCAATGATTGCCGTTATGATACTCTTTTATGCTGTAGGTCACTGGAACGCATTTTTCAGCGCTATCATATACCTGCGTTCAAGAGAACTTTACCCGCTTCAACTTGTGCTCAGAGAAATACTAATTATGAGTAGCACTGAGAACATGACAACAGGAATTTCAGATGCATCAGACAGATTTGCAGTGACAGAGCTTATCAAATACGCAGCAATTGTGGTATCAACAGTACCAATCCTCTGTATATACCCATTTTTGCAAAAGTACTTTGTAAAAGGTGTCATGATTGGGGCTATTAAAGAGTAA
- a CDS encoding ABC transporter permease produces MEKAATKHFQPSRWQELKKDLIRNKSLYIMLIPVVAYYFIFHYIPMYGLQIAFKDFTPAKGIWGSPWVGLEKFKEFFVYDSFYVWRIIRNTILINVYDLIFGFPAPILFALLLNEIKNSIYKRTLQTVSYMPHFISTVVIVGMIMDFFSRDGLINQILKSLGILSEPISFMTEPGWFRPLYVGSGIWQNLGWGSIVYLAAISNIDPQLYEAALIDGAGRFRQALYVTIPGILPTIVIMFLLRVGHMMNVGFEKVFLMYNPLTYETADVISTYVYRKGLLEMDYSYGAAVGLFNSVINFLLVIFSNKIAKKLTETSLW; encoded by the coding sequence ATGGAAAAAGCTGCAACAAAGCATTTTCAGCCAAGCAGATGGCAGGAGCTAAAAAAAGACCTCATACGAAACAAAAGTCTTTATATAATGCTCATCCCTGTTGTTGCATATTATTTTATATTCCACTACATCCCAATGTACGGTCTTCAAATAGCTTTTAAAGACTTCACACCAGCAAAAGGTATCTGGGGCAGCCCATGGGTCGGACTTGAAAAGTTCAAAGAGTTTTTTGTTTATGACAGTTTTTATGTATGGAGAATAATCCGAAATACAATACTTATAAATGTTTACGACCTTATATTTGGTTTTCCTGCTCCAATTCTTTTTGCACTTTTGCTAAACGAAATCAAAAACAGCATATACAAAAGGACTCTTCAGACAGTAAGCTACATGCCACACTTTATATCAACAGTTGTCATTGTTGGTATGATTATGGACTTTTTCTCAAGAGACGGTCTTATAAATCAGATTTTAAAGTCTCTCGGTATTTTATCAGAACCAATCTCTTTCATGACAGAACCTGGCTGGTTCAGACCACTGTATGTCGGCTCTGGAATATGGCAAAACCTCGGTTGGGGTTCGATTGTGTACCTGGCTGCAATCTCAAACATTGACCCACAGCTTTATGAAGCAGCACTTATAGATGGTGCTGGAAGGTTCAGACAGGCACTTTATGTCACAATACCAGGAATACTGCCAACAATTGTTATTATGTTCCTTCTGAGAGTTGGGCACATGATGAATGTTGGATTTGAAAAGGTATTTTTGATGTACAATCCTCTAACATACGAGACTGCTGACGTTATTTCAACATACGTATACAGGAAAGGTCTTTTAGAAATGGACTACAGCTACGGCGCTGCAGTTGGACTTTTCAACTCTGTTATCAACTTCTTACTGGTCATATTCTCTAATAAGATTGCTAAAAAACTTACAGAGACATCGCTGTGGTAA